Sequence from the Mixophyes fleayi isolate aMixFle1 chromosome 4, aMixFle1.hap1, whole genome shotgun sequence genome:
aaaAGGTCAGAGATTTAAtagggagaagtgttggtaagggctttgtaagtaagggtAAGGAGCCTGAActaaattctgaaatggatagggagccaataaAGAAGGgcgatattgggagggatagcaacatttgcagggggaaagatgatgagctctgaTTTGGAGAtcttgagtttcaggaagcgctgtgacatccaggtagtgacagcagagagacagctagatacctgggttaggaaggcggaagagaggtcaggggacaaaagatagatttgcatgtcatcaTGATAGAGGTGGTATTATagttttaaattatacatttatcgTTATGGCGATAGGTCTTATGCAGTTATCCAAGATCAGTGGCTCTTGTCTATGTACTTTATACTGTACATTTATTGTGTTTTGCTACCACCTCACTCCTTGCTTAAACTCCTTTTGTGGACTTCAAATTGTCTCTTTGTCCATAGATCAAGACTCACATAGATCCACAAACTGGCTGCTTGAAATACTACACACCTCAGGGGCGTTTTCTCCATGTGTCCCCCTCCTTACCTTGTTCAGACTGGGACACTGACTTTGGGCGTCCCTGGTGGCGGGATCCCTCTTACGAGATTGGCAACTTGTCTTCTAAAACCAGGATCATTCGTATCATTAACACCCTAACATCCCAGGAGCACATTCTAGAGGTAGGTAAAAAATTACAACCTGGTACACAGGCAGGAGCTACAGGTTTGTCGCTCCcaaacagacaggagggagctatgagtctgtcctccccatgcagggtgacacagacagaagggagctatgagtctgtcctcCCCATGCAgtgtgacacagacagaagggagctatgagtctgtcctcCCCATGCAGGGTGACAAATAGGAAGTATAAGGCATTCTATCCTTTCATCTATGTTTATTGCAGGTGTGTTCTGAGGAGACTATATGGGAGATTCTCCATCGTTACCTGCCATATAATGCCCATGCAGCCAGCTACACCTGGAAATATTGTGGAGTTCCTCTGAACATGGACGTAACACTGGAGGAGAACGGGGTGCAGGATGAAGATGAGGAATTCGATGAGCTTAAGATAGATTCAGATCTATATACAGCCAGCATACACTTGTATTTTAATGATGATCTGACAGAGATATAGAGGAAAGCTCCATCCTTTACCCAGTTGACAACAAATCATAGTGCCAGCCTCATGTAGTATGAGAGTAATGTATGCAAACAGATATAACAAGTTCTTAGGCCAAAATTCATAGTA
This genomic interval carries:
- the CYB5D1 gene encoding cytochrome b5 domain-containing protein 1; this encodes MTPTRVPYYTPREVSRHSTPTDLWVSYLGQVYDLTKLATEHRGDILLKPIIEAAGKDISHWFNPKTRDIKTHIDPQTGCLKYYTPQGRFLHVSPSLPCSDWDTDFGRPWWRDPSYEIGNLSSKTRIIRIINTLTSQEHILEVCSEETIWEILHRYLPYNAHAASYTWKYCGVPLNMDVTLEENGVQDEDEEFDELKIDSDLYTASIHLYFNDDLTEI